A region of the Deinococcus radiopugnans ATCC 19172 genome:
CTGCGCTGCCAGTCGGTGCAGGCGTAGTCGGGCAGGGGGCCTTCTTCCGCCGCTTTCTCCATCACTTCCAGCGCCGGGTAGAGGGTGTACTTCTCGCCCGCCGCCTTGCCGCGCGCCTCCCACTCGCTGCCCAGGAAGGCGATCAGCGTCAGCAGTGTTTCCTCGTCGCAGGTGCGGGCGTCGCAGCCGTTCGTGCGAGACAGCACTCGCTCCCGCTCCTCCGGCTCCAGCGCCGCCAGACTGCGCACGGCGTACTCGCGCAGCAGCGCCTCGGTGACGTGGTGCGGGTAGCGCTTGAGGCTCCCGGCATATGTCTGCACGCGCAATTCCTCGGCCATCGTGCGGCCCTCGGGGATGGGCAGCGCGGGCATCTGATACACGCGCTTCTTGCCCACGGGGAGGTCTACATTGCATAAGTCAGCAATGCGGGCGGTGTTATCGAAGACTTCCTCGCCCCACTCGGCTGGGGGCAGGGCGCGGCGCATCTCATCTAAGTCCTTGACATAGAACTCGTCGCAGGGAAACTTGAAGCGGTTCTCGTCGGCCAGCGTGGCTTTCGTCTGAATCGCCAGCAGCGTCTCGTGGGCGGTGGCGTCGGACTTCTTGACATAGTGGCCGTCGTTCGTCGCCACCATGCCGATGCCCAGCTCCTGCGCCCAGGCTTTCAGGATCGGATTGTTCTTCGCCTGTTCCGGCAGTCCGTGATCCTGAATCTCGATGAAGTAGTTCTCGCCAAAGAGGTCGCGGTACCACAGCAGGCGCTGCCTGGCCTCGTCCTCGCGCCCCTGCATCAGCAGCTGCTGCACTTCACTGCCCAGGCAGCCGGAGAAGGCGATGATCCCCTTGTGGTGTTCGGTCAGCAGTTCGTGGTCAATTCGGGGCTTGTAGTAGTAGCCCTCGGTGTAGCCCCGGCTGCTCAGGCGGCACAGGTTCTGGTAGCCCTCGAAGTCGCGGGCCAGCAGGGTCAGGTGGAAGATGCCCTTCTCGCCGCTGACGCCGGGCTTCTTGTCGCGGCGCGTGCCCATGCCCGGCACCACGTAGGCCTCGTAGCCCAGGATCGGCTTGACCTGCGCGGCTTGGGCGTAGTTGTAGAAATGCACCGCGCCGTGCATGTTGCCGTGATCGGTCATGGCGCAGGCGGCGTCCTGGCCCTCGGGCGTGACCTGCTTGACCCACTTCAGCAAGTCCTTGAGCTTGGCCGCGCCGTCCAGCAGCGAGTACTGCGTGTGCTGGTGCAGGTGGGCGAAGCGTCCGCTGTAACTGGCTTCGGGAGCGCAGCACGAGCCGTCCGGCAGGTGAATGTGGGGGGCAGAATCGGCGGGCGCGGTCATGGGTCAAGGATAGGCCGGGACGGGGAGCGGTGTCCGTGACCCTGGGGGTTGACGGCCCAACACACGCCGGGCCTGGAATGCTTACACTCCACCATGACTGATCCACCCACCGTCATCCGCCCGCCACCCCCGCCGACGCCCCGGCCATCGCCCGCGTCCACATCACCAGCTGGCGTGAAACCTACGCGGGCCTGATGCCGGATGACTTTCTGGAGCGCATGACGAACGAGGACATGCGGGGACGGCGCGAGACGAGTTGGAGGCGCACCATTTCGCAGGGGCTGGAAACCGTGCTGGTGGCCGAGCAGGATGAAACGGTGGTGGCCTTCGCCTCGGCTGGCCCGGCCCGCGATCATCCTGGCTACGGCGCCGAACTGATGACGCTGTACGCGCTGAAATCGGTGCAAGGTCAGGGGCTGGGGCGGGCGCTGTTCGGGGAAATGCTGCGAGCGCTCAGCGCGGCGGGGTTCGAGAATCTGGCCCTGTGGGTGCTGGAGGCCAACCCCACCCGGCAGTGGTATCTGCGCCAGGGCGGACGCGAGGCGGGCGAGAAGCTGGACGGGGAACTGCGCGAGGTGCGGGTGGTCTGGGACGAGCTACCCGGCTAACGCCGCAGCTTCCTTGCGGCCTCGTCCGGGGTGATCTCGCCGCGCTCCAGGCTGCTCAGGATCTCGGCCTGGGGATCGGCCAGCTCGGGCTCGTAACCGATGGCGCGCAGCAGGGTGTCGAAACGGGCGCGCACAGTGGGGTAGCTGACGCCCAGCACGCGCTCCACCTCCTTCAGGTTGCCGCGCACGCGGATATACAGGCGCAGAAATTCCAGGTTGTCGGGGGTCAGGGTGGCGAACTCGTTCAGCTCGAAAGCCCCGCGCACGGTCACGCCGCTGCCCGCGAACCGCAGTTCGGTGACGTGCGGCGCTTCGGTTTCGTCGGGAAAGGGCAGGGGCAGGGGGCGCATAACGTTAGTTTACGCGTCGCTCAGTTCTCCGCCGCCAGCACGGCCACCGTCTCGTCCAGCAGGGCGCGCAGGGTCAGGATCGGGGTGTCGTCGGGACCGTTCATCATTAAAGCGAAGGCCAGGGTGTGCCCGCTTTTCGCGGTGACGTACCCGGCCAGGCTGCTGACGCCGGGTAGCGTGCCGGTCTTGGCGCGCACGTCCAGCCCCGCGCCCAGGAAACGCCGGGCCAGCGTGCCGCCGCGCCCATCGTGGGCCGGAACATTTTCTCCGGTGCCCCCCTGGGGCAGCGCCTCGACAAAGGCGTTCTGGCGCTGGCGGTAAACCCGGTCCGGGAAGCCTGACCCCTCGACAGGGGTGCCGGACAGTCCGTATGGCAGGTCATACATGACCCGCAGCAACGCTACCAGGGCGCGGGGGGTCAGGCGGTCCTCGCGGCTCAGGCCGCTGCCGTCGGCCAGCACCACGCCGCTAAGGTCCACGCCGATGCGGCCCAGAAAGGCCCGTTCTCGGGCCAGCCCGCCGGCCAGCGTGCCGTTTCCGGCGGGGCGCCGGGCCAGCGTGGCGAGGAGTTCCTCGGCCCACAGGTTGTCGCTGGGCCGCAGGGTGGCGGCCAGGAATTTTGCCACCGGGGCACTCCGTACGCTGGCCACCGCCTGCTCGGGTCGGCGATTCACGGGCACCACCGGATCGGGGGGCAGCGGCCGGCCCCGCTCATCGGTGCGGGCGGGCGCGAGGTAGGGCTTGAGGGGGGCGGCCGGTCCCACCTGCCCGGAGGTCACGCTGATGCCGGCGCGTCGCAATTCCGCGATCAGGGCCGAACCCAGCCGCTGCCGTGCGGTTGCCTGGCTCAGCGGCGGCGCGTCATGCCACTCGGCGAGGCGCAGGGCGGTCATGGGCACCCCGATGGGCGCGTCTTTCCAGGTGTCCGGGTCCAGCCGGGCGTCGTCCAGCCGGACCTCACCCACCATGCGCAGGCCACGCGCGTACGCCTGTTTTGCCAGGGCACGCAGGCTGTACGGGCCGCCCGACACGCTCAGGGTGGGATCGCCGCTGCCGCGCAGGGTCACGGCCTTGACCCGTGCCCGCCCCACCTGCGCGGCGGGCACGGTCAGTTCGCTGCTCCACCAGCCGTCCGCGCCGCCACGCTCGTTCAGCACGGCCGCTCCCATCACCAATTTGTTGGCGCTGGCGGGAATGAACGGGGTGTCGGGCAGCCGCGCCTGGAGCACCTGCCCCGTCTGTAGATCCTGCACCAGCACGCCCGCACGCACGCCGGAGGGCAGGCCGCGCAGCACCCTCTGCACGCCCGCGCCCAGGCCGGGTTCGCGCTGCAGGGTCAGGTCTGCCTGCTGCGCTGCTGGAACCTGTGCTGCCGGAGAGGGTGCGCCGCCGACGCACAGCAGCAGGCACAGCAGGGGCAGGGATCGGCGCATCGGGGCAGGATAGCGGAGGGCGTGGCGCTCTGACCGGGGCGGGCCTGCTCTACCCTGACCCATGACCCGTCCCACGCCCCAGCCCCGCGCCGCCTACCCCTACCACCACCCGATCCAGACCCGCTGGGCCGACAATGACGTGTACGGGCACGTCAACAACGTGACCTACTACGCCTACTTCGACACGGCCGTCAACGCCTATCTGGCCGCCCAGGGCGCGCTGGACATCGAAAGGGGAGAGGTGATCGGGCTGGTGGTGGACACCGGCTGCGCCTTCTTCGCGCCCGTCGCCTTTCCCGAGACCCTGAGCGTGGGCGTGCGGGTGGCCAGGGCGGGCCGCAGCAGCGTGCGCTACGAGCTGGCGGTGTTTCAGGACGGGGCGGTGGGGGCCGCCGCCCAGGGCCATTTCGTGCATGTGTACGTGGACCGCGCCTCGCGGCGGCCCGTGGACCTGCCCGCCCCGCTGCGGGCCGCGCTGGAGCTGTTGCAGACCCGCCCAGGCCGCGGCCCGGTGTGATGTGAAGCTCCGGTCAAGTTTGCCCGCTATACTGCCCCATCTTCAAAACAAGAGGCCGCTCTGCACCATCAGTTCAGGGGCGCCGACAGGAGGGCTATTCATGGGAATTGATCGCCGCAAGTTCTTGAAGGGAGCCGCCGCCACCGCTGCGGCCAGCACCGTGTTCTCGCCGCACAGCTTTGCCCAGACCGGCAACGTGCGCTGGAAGTGCGCCACCAGCTGGCCCAAGAGCCTGGACGTGCTGTTCGGCGGCGCGCAGATGATCGCCGACCGCGTCAGTGCCATGACCGACGGCAAATTCACCATCCGGGCCTATGAGGCGGGCGAACTGG
Encoded here:
- a CDS encoding GNAT family N-acetyltransferase — encoded protein: MPDDFLERMTNEDMRGRRETSWRRTISQGLETVLVAEQDETVVAFASAGPARDHPGYGAELMTLYALKSVQGQGLGRALFGEMLRALSAAGFENLALWVLEANPTRQWYLRQGGREAGEKLDGELREVRVVWDELPG
- a CDS encoding DUF2089 domain-containing protein gives rise to the protein MRPLPLPFPDETEAPHVTELRFAGSGVTVRGAFELNEFATLTPDNLEFLRLYIRVRGNLKEVERVLGVSYPTVRARFDTLLRAIGYEPELADPQAEILSSLERGEITPDEAARKLRR
- a CDS encoding D-alanyl-D-alanine carboxypeptidase/D-alanyl-D-alanine-endopeptidase; translation: MRRSLPLLCLLLCVGGAPSPAAQVPAAQQADLTLQREPGLGAGVQRVLRGLPSGVRAGVLVQDLQTGQVLQARLPDTPFIPASANKLVMGAAVLNERGGADGWWSSELTVPAAQVGRARVKAVTLRGSGDPTLSVSGGPYSLRALAKQAYARGLRMVGEVRLDDARLDPDTWKDAPIGVPMTALRLAEWHDAPPLSQATARQRLGSALIAELRRAGISVTSGQVGPAAPLKPYLAPARTDERGRPLPPDPVVPVNRRPEQAVASVRSAPVAKFLAATLRPSDNLWAEELLATLARRPAGNGTLAGGLARERAFLGRIGVDLSGVVLADGSGLSREDRLTPRALVALLRVMYDLPYGLSGTPVEGSGFPDRVYRQRQNAFVEALPQGGTGENVPAHDGRGGTLARRFLGAGLDVRAKTGTLPGVSSLAGYVTAKSGHTLAFALMMNGPDDTPILTLRALLDETVAVLAAEN
- a CDS encoding acyl-CoA thioesterase; translation: MTRPTPQPRAAYPYHHPIQTRWADNDVYGHVNNVTYYAYFDTAVNAYLAAQGALDIERGEVIGLVVDTGCAFFAPVAFPETLSVGVRVARAGRSSVRYELAVFQDGAVGAAAQGHFVHVYVDRASRRPVDLPAPLRAALELLQTRPGRGPV